The following coding sequences are from one bacterium window:
- a CDS encoding putative DNA binding domain-containing protein — MFTEEQLIVKLTEFRSMPIETEWLEFKEAKKDFDSRKLGKYFSALSNEANLKKKQSGWLIFGIKDKLPRTIVGTRYRISKKDLESLKHEIAQQTNGITFQEIYEVEVNKKRVILMQIPAALPGIPTSWQGHYHGRNGSSLGALSLPEQDEIRNQAPKDWSTELCPNASIKDLDRDALKLARKKVASKNSRLKAVIKKWKDEVFLEKIKLLQDGQLTRAAIILLGKPEASVRLSPHPVQITWRLMGEEEGYEHFGPPFLLNIEEIYNKIRNVNYRIQPFNRLLPVEIAKYDPNIVLEALNNCIAHQDYFQNARIIVTEYRDKLVLQNIGNFFDGKVEDYLLHERTPYRYRNTLLAQAMVSLDMIDTLGMGIRRMFHEQRKRFMPMPEYDLSDRNNVKMIIPGTIINENYTRILIEKKDLELTDVLALDRIQKKQKISSEAARGLKKRNLIEGRYPAVYISAAVAEIASDKARYIKNRGFHDAHYEKMILKYLDKFKTATRREIDELILNKLPEIFEPGQKIKKISNLLSKMKKNRLIINSGIKSKPLWKRTKIDKIKNRK, encoded by the coding sequence ATGTTTACAGAAGAGCAATTAATAGTAAAGCTAACCGAGTTTAGGTCAATGCCTATAGAAACAGAATGGCTTGAGTTTAAAGAGGCTAAAAAAGATTTTGATTCCAGAAAGCTCGGGAAATATTTTTCTGCCTTGAGTAATGAAGCCAATCTAAAAAAGAAACAATCTGGTTGGCTGATTTTTGGGATTAAAGACAAGCTACCAAGGACAATTGTGGGGACTCGCTACCGGATAAGCAAGAAAGATTTGGAGAGTCTGAAACATGAGATTGCACAACAAACCAATGGCATCACCTTCCAGGAAATATATGAAGTAGAGGTGAATAAAAAACGAGTAATTTTGATGCAGATACCGGCAGCGCTGCCGGGGATTCCTACGTCCTGGCAAGGGCATTATCATGGCAGAAATGGAAGCTCGCTGGGTGCGCTATCCCTCCCTGAACAAGATGAGATACGCAATCAGGCGCCCAAAGACTGGAGCACTGAATTATGCCCAAACGCATCAATCAAAGACTTGGATCGGGATGCCTTAAAATTGGCCAGGAAAAAAGTCGCATCGAAAAACTCCAGGCTTAAAGCAGTGATTAAAAAATGGAAAGATGAAGTTTTTTTAGAAAAAATAAAGTTACTACAGGATGGACAATTGACAAGAGCGGCCATTATTCTGCTCGGGAAACCGGAAGCCTCTGTCCGGCTATCCCCGCATCCTGTCCAAATAACTTGGCGGTTGATGGGGGAAGAGGAGGGCTATGAACATTTTGGCCCGCCCTTTTTATTGAACATTGAAGAAATCTATAACAAAATTCGCAATGTCAATTACCGTATCCAGCCGTTCAACCGTCTGCTGCCCGTGGAAATCGCGAAATACGATCCGAATATTGTGTTGGAAGCACTCAATAACTGTATTGCCCATCAGGATTATTTCCAAAATGCCCGGATCATTGTTACGGAATATAGAGATAAATTGGTTTTGCAAAACATAGGAAATTTTTTTGATGGGAAAGTTGAGGATTATCTGTTACACGAGCGCACGCCGTATCGATATCGCAATACATTGTTGGCGCAAGCCATGGTCAGCCTGGATATGATTGACACCCTGGGTATGGGAATCAGGCGGATGTTCCATGAGCAGAGGAAACGCTTCATGCCCATGCCGGAATATGATTTGAGCGACAGAAATAATGTGAAAATGATTATACCCGGGACGATTATCAATGAAAATTACACCCGCATCCTAATAGAGAAAAAAGACTTGGAACTGACTGATGTACTGGCGTTGGACAGGATTCAGAAAAAACAAAAAATATCCAGTGAAGCAGCGCGGGGGCTGAAAAAAAGGAATCTTATTGAAGGTCGATATCCGGCTGTCTATATATCCGCAGCCGTGGCAGAAATTGCCTCGGATAAGGCTCGCTATATCAAAAACCGGGGTTTTCATGATGCACATTATGAAAAGATGATTTTGAAATATTTGGATAAATTCAAGACAGCCACTCGAAGGGAAATTGATGAACTCATTTTGAATAAATTGCCGGAAATTTTTGAACCTGGGCAAAAGATTAAAAAAATCAGCAATTTATTAAGCAAAATGAAAAAAAATAGGTTGATTATAAATAGCGGAATAAAAAGTAAACCGCTGTGGAAGCGAACAAAAATCGATAAAATTAAGAATAGAAAATAG
- a CDS encoding type I restriction-modification system subunit M translates to MNSPINQKTVNDQAWKACDSFRGSVDPAEYKNYILTMLFIKYTSDIWKDKRREYAEKYKGDKTRIERALGRERFVVPKAAEFDYLFKKRDVDNIGELINIALEKMEDVNKTKLEGVFRNIDFNSDVNLGLAKERNRRLKNLLEDFGDEEKMDLRPSHIGNRDVIGDVYEYLIERFAAGAGKKAGEFYTPPEVSTLIAELMDPKEGDKICDPACGSGSLLIKVGKHIGSPNYFLAGQESNGSTWALCRMNMFLHDVDNARIEWCDTITNPKLLEKDDLIRFNIVVANPPFSLDKWGIKEAESDPYNRFWRGLPPKSRGDYAFITHMVDIAMEGEGKVGVVVPHGVLFRSGAEGKIRRQFIEENILEAVIGLPSQLFFGTGIPAAIMVFNKGRKSWTKAKTKRDKHILFIDASREFDDNKKQNKLRRQDIKKIIDTYKGFKEIEKYSHLTTLDEIREAEFNLNIPRYVDTFEEEEDIDIKAVQQEIKQIEGELGKTRKEMDKYLKELGLV, encoded by the coding sequence ATGAATTCACCGATCAATCAAAAAACAGTCAATGATCAAGCCTGGAAAGCCTGTGATTCTTTTAGAGGGTCGGTTGATCCGGCAGAGTACAAAAACTATATTCTGACCATGCTCTTTATCAAATATACCAGTGATATATGGAAAGACAAACGCAGAGAGTATGCAGAAAAATACAAAGGTGACAAAACTCGGATTGAGCGTGCTCTCGGTCGCGAACGCTTTGTTGTACCAAAAGCAGCTGAATTTGATTATCTGTTTAAAAAAAGAGATGTAGATAATATCGGTGAACTGATTAATATTGCTTTGGAAAAAATGGAAGATGTTAATAAAACCAAACTGGAAGGTGTATTCCGTAACATTGATTTCAATAGTGACGTGAATCTGGGACTGGCAAAAGAACGAAATAGACGTCTCAAAAACCTGCTTGAAGATTTTGGTGATGAAGAGAAGATGGACCTGCGACCATCCCATATAGGCAATCGGGATGTGATTGGCGATGTTTATGAATACCTGATAGAACGATTTGCGGCAGGAGCAGGTAAAAAAGCCGGGGAATTTTACACGCCACCGGAAGTATCCACACTTATTGCAGAATTGATGGACCCCAAAGAAGGGGATAAAATATGTGATCCTGCCTGTGGTTCAGGATCGCTTCTGATCAAAGTGGGGAAACATATTGGGTCACCAAACTATTTTCTGGCTGGTCAGGAAAGTAATGGCTCAACCTGGGCTTTGTGCAGGATGAATATGTTTTTGCACGATGTGGATAATGCCCGGATAGAATGGTGTGATACCATCACCAATCCCAAGCTTTTGGAAAAAGATGATCTTATTCGATTCAACATCGTGGTTGCCAATCCGCCATTCTCACTGGATAAGTGGGGGATCAAAGAAGCGGAAAGCGATCCATACAACCGTTTTTGGCGTGGTTTGCCTCCCAAGAGCCGCGGGGACTATGCTTTTATCACCCACATGGTGGATATTGCCATGGAGGGCGAAGGCAAAGTCGGGGTGGTTGTCCCGCATGGTGTGCTTTTCCGCAGTGGCGCAGAAGGGAAAATACGCCGGCAATTTATAGAAGAAAATATTCTGGAAGCAGTTATCGGACTGCCGTCTCAATTGTTTTTCGGAACGGGTATTCCGGCCGCCATCATGGTCTTCAATAAGGGTCGCAAGTCCTGGACCAAGGCCAAAACCAAGCGGGATAAGCACATCCTCTTTATTGATGCCAGCCGCGAATTTGATGACAACAAAAAGCAGAACAAATTGCGCCGGCAGGATATCAAGAAAATAATCGACACCTACAAAGGATTCAAAGAGATTGAAAAGTACTCTCATCTGACTACACTCGATGAAATCAGAGAAGCGGAATTCAATCTCAACATTCCGCGGTATGTGGATACCTTTGAAGAAGAGGAAGATATCGACATCAAAGCCGTACAGCAGGAGATCAAGCAAATTGAAGGGGAACTGGGAAAAACCCGCAAGGAAATGGATAAATATTTGAAAGAATTGGGATTGGTGTGA
- a CDS encoding ATP-binding cassette domain-containing protein, whose protein sequence is MKLYLRLLQYAKPYVPRILVALVCLAMTAGLTALGMYLIKPVLDQVFGNADKAQALVYLRLVPLAILLTYLFKGLFTYGQDYLINNIGNRIVMDIRNQVYAHLLGQELAFFHGQRSGLLISRITHDATLMQSAVSNVLGRLMGSLLNIAALVSLLFYLDWKLAIISLFVFPVAVYPIIYIGKALRSISRDSQAKMADVTSVLHESITGIRVVKAFSMQPYEIKRFGQELRHYFDLVMRALRKTAISSPLMEFIGSIGICVMIAWAGAQVIRGESTSGTFFAFFGGLASLYPQVKSIAGINNTIQQALAAAQRVFEVLDKAPLIQDVKHPKHVKTVKSKIEFKQVDFGYTPDKMVLQDIDLKVKSGEVLAIVGRSGAGKTTLVDLIPRFSDVSQGEIKIDGVDLRQISIRSLRSMIGLVTQDTILFNDNIRNNIAYGKPDATMAEIEKAAQAANAHEFIIQSRQGYETMIGERGVKLSGGQRQRLAIARAILKNPPILILDEATSALDTESERLIQSALEKLMMHRTTFVIAHRLSTVQHASQIIVIDNGRIVERGKHSDLLRKRGLYQKLVRMQFGMNRSMAGIQPAVRSKSKKTVRKAAPKKVVKKKAATAKKKVRKK, encoded by the coding sequence ATGAAACTCTACTTAAGATTGCTGCAATACGCCAAACCCTATGTACCGCGCATCCTCGTGGCACTGGTTTGTTTGGCAATGACTGCGGGTCTCACAGCACTGGGGATGTATCTGATAAAACCGGTTTTGGATCAGGTTTTTGGGAATGCGGACAAGGCCCAGGCTTTGGTGTATTTGCGCTTGGTGCCATTGGCGATTTTATTGACCTATTTATTTAAAGGCCTTTTCACCTACGGCCAGGATTACCTGATCAACAATATTGGGAATCGGATTGTCATGGATATTCGTAATCAGGTTTATGCCCATCTGCTCGGGCAGGAACTGGCTTTTTTTCATGGCCAGCGCAGCGGTCTTTTGATTTCACGGATTACCCATGACGCCACCTTGATGCAGTCTGCGGTATCGAACGTGCTGGGGCGTCTTATGGGATCGCTTCTGAATATCGCAGCACTGGTAAGCTTGCTTTTTTATCTCGATTGGAAACTGGCGATTATTTCTCTATTTGTATTTCCCGTCGCGGTTTATCCCATTATCTATATTGGTAAAGCGCTGCGCTCCATTTCGCGTGACTCGCAAGCAAAGATGGCGGATGTGACGTCAGTCCTGCACGAGAGCATCACCGGTATTCGGGTGGTGAAGGCTTTTTCCATGCAGCCTTATGAAATCAAGCGCTTTGGTCAAGAGTTGCGGCATTATTTTGATCTGGTCATGCGCGCTTTGCGCAAAACCGCAATTTCCAGCCCGCTCATGGAATTTATCGGTTCGATCGGGATCTGCGTTATGATTGCCTGGGCCGGGGCGCAAGTCATTCGCGGCGAATCGACCTCAGGAACGTTCTTTGCTTTTTTTGGCGGATTGGCCTCGCTCTATCCGCAGGTGAAAAGCATTGCCGGGATCAACAATACGATTCAGCAGGCTTTGGCAGCTGCGCAGCGTGTTTTTGAGGTGCTGGACAAGGCCCCGCTGATTCAGGATGTCAAACATCCCAAGCATGTGAAGACCGTGAAATCGAAGATTGAGTTCAAGCAGGTGGACTTCGGATATACACCGGACAAAATGGTTTTGCAGGATATCGACCTCAAGGTCAAGTCCGGCGAGGTATTGGCCATTGTGGGACGGTCGGGTGCGGGTAAAACCACTTTGGTGGATTTGATTCCCCGGTTTTCTGATGTGAGTCAGGGAGAAATTAAAATTGACGGAGTGGACTTGCGTCAGATCAGTATCCGGTCGCTCCGCTCCATGATCGGGTTGGTCACCCAGGACACGATATTATTTAATGATAATATCCGGAATAACATTGCCTATGGCAAACCCGATGCAACCATGGCGGAGATCGAAAAAGCGGCACAGGCAGCCAATGCACATGAGTTTATTATACAGAGCAGGCAAGGCTACGAAACCATGATCGGCGAGCGCGGAGTCAAGCTCTCCGGCGGCCAGCGTCAGCGGTTGGCCATTGCCAGGGCAATTTTGAAGAATCCGCCTATTTTAATATTGGATGAGGCGACCTCGGCATTGGATACCGAATCCGAGCGTCTTATTCAGAGTGCTTTGGAAAAACTGATGATGCACCGGACGACCTTTGTCATTGCGCACCGTCTCTCGACGGTCCAGCATGCCAGCCAAATTATTGTAATAGACAACGGACGCATTGTGGAGCGGGGGAAGCACTCGGACTTACTGCGCAAACGGGGTCTGTATCAAAAATTGGTCCGCATGCAGTTCGGCATGAACCGGAGCATGGCGGGTATTCAACCGGCGGTGAGATCCAAATCGAAAAAAACGGTCCGGAAGGCGGCACCTAAGAAAGTTGTGAAGAAAAAAGCAGCAACTGCAAAAAAGAAAGTCAGAAAAAAATAA
- a CDS encoding Abi family protein — MQYKKPSLTFEQQADQLISRGLIADRDLLTSILGSVNYYRLSTYWYPFRNPDNTFKPDITIEKIWRRYTFDRQLRLIVLDAIERIEIAVKTKMTEIFTTHHQDAFVYLNPSCLRSKNKSDEINKLQNTLRDAAEKSHEEFVKHFKQKYLEHNDLPLWMASELMTFGNMLILYQELEKHIQVKVAKCFDIPGPVLNSWLRSLNYVRNICAHHGRLRDRELAIKPFIPEKRIQPEWYEPVDVFGKTNRMFSILTILRYLLRIIAPKSCWQERFLDLLNRYKELPWEPMGFPKDWQECPIWKNQQG, encoded by the coding sequence ATGCAGTATAAAAAACCTTCACTTACCTTTGAACAACAAGCCGACCAATTAATTTCACGCGGATTAATAGCAGACCGCGACTTATTAACCTCGATTTTAGGTAGCGTAAATTATTACCGGCTTAGCACCTATTGGTATCCCTTTCGAAATCCTGACAATACGTTTAAACCGGACATAACTATTGAAAAAATCTGGAGAAGATATACTTTTGACCGCCAACTGCGTTTGATTGTCCTTGATGCCATAGAAAGAATAGAAATTGCGGTTAAAACGAAAATGACTGAGATATTTACTACTCACCATCAAGATGCATTTGTATATTTAAACCCAAGTTGTTTGCGCTCGAAAAATAAATCTGATGAAATCAATAAATTGCAAAATACCCTTCGGGATGCTGCGGAAAAAAGCCATGAAGAGTTTGTAAAACATTTTAAGCAGAAATATTTGGAGCATAATGATTTGCCATTGTGGATGGCGTCTGAGCTTATGACTTTCGGTAATATGCTCATCTTGTATCAGGAATTGGAGAAGCACATTCAAGTCAAGGTCGCAAAGTGCTTTGATATTCCAGGACCGGTCTTGAATTCCTGGCTCCGAAGTTTGAATTATGTCAGAAACATCTGTGCCCATCATGGACGGCTACGTGACCGGGAATTGGCAATCAAACCATTTATCCCGGAGAAAAGGATTCAACCGGAATGGTATGAACCGGTGGATGTTTTTGGAAAAACCAATCGTATGTTTTCCATTTTGACCATTTTGCGGTATTTGTTGAGAATTATTGCACCAAAAAGTTGCTGGCAAGAGCGTTTTTTGGATCTGCTGAATCGCTATAAAGAGTTGCCATGGGAGCCTATGGGTTTTCCGAAAGATTGGCAGGAATGCCCGATATGGAAAAACCAACAAGGGTAA
- a CDS encoding glycosyltransferase family 9 protein, whose protein sequence is MNANLKKILVCRTDALGDTLLTLPVCQALKQAFPQAAVDMLVAAYTSDLIENHPAVDTVIAYDKQGAHRGCRGRKKLIAILRAGHYDAALAVFPDKHISWSLLRARIPLRIGTARRWWSVLFNKKVKHSRAKAQRHEAEYNLDLVRALGVEVVLSPPKLEVLSSAEQWAKDYYQSLGRKPGDMWIGIHPGGHGSSSNWRPEQYGRLAEKLIQQYQCKILLTGSIDEQPLLHLADKACKPKLSVLETTVTLQQLAALIKQADLFIAGNTGPLHMAAALDVPVVTVFPAQGVTGPVRWGPLGRRVSVLTPPTTGDPTAVQEIRIEDVVKAVRQYIS, encoded by the coding sequence GTGAATGCCAATCTAAAAAAAATATTGGTTTGCCGTACGGATGCGTTGGGGGACACCCTGCTCACCTTGCCGGTTTGCCAAGCACTGAAACAGGCATTTCCGCAGGCAGCCGTGGATATGTTGGTGGCAGCGTACACATCTGATCTGATTGAAAACCATCCGGCAGTAGACACTGTGATTGCTTATGATAAACAAGGCGCGCATCGCGGCTGCCGGGGACGGAAGAAATTAATCGCAATCTTGCGGGCGGGTCATTATGACGCCGCCTTGGCGGTTTTTCCGGACAAGCATATATCCTGGAGTCTGTTACGCGCACGTATTCCGCTCCGGATCGGTACAGCCCGGCGCTGGTGGTCTGTATTATTCAACAAAAAAGTAAAACATAGCCGGGCAAAAGCTCAAAGGCATGAAGCGGAGTATAATCTTGACTTGGTGCGTGCGCTGGGTGTGGAAGTGGTATTGTCTCCCCCAAAGCTTGAAGTTTTGTCTTCGGCAGAGCAATGGGCAAAAGATTATTATCAATCTTTGGGTCGCAAACCGGGTGACATGTGGATTGGTATCCATCCGGGCGGGCATGGTTCTTCTTCCAACTGGCGTCCGGAGCAATACGGCCGGCTGGCTGAAAAATTAATCCAACAATATCAATGCAAAATTTTACTCACGGGGTCTATAGATGAACAACCGCTTCTGCATTTAGCAGATAAGGCTTGCAAGCCGAAGCTTTCTGTGTTGGAAACAACCGTTACATTGCAGCAATTGGCGGCGTTGATTAAGCAAGCCGATCTTTTTATTGCAGGCAATACCGGGCCGCTGCATATGGCGGCCGCGCTGGATGTTCCGGTGGTGACGGTTTTTCCCGCCCAAGGGGTGACCGGGCCGGTACGCTGGGGACCTTTGGGAAGACGCGTGAGTGTGTTGACCCCGCCGACAACCGGTGACCCAACTGCGGTGCAAGAGATACGGATTGAAGATGTTGTAAAAGCGGTAAGGCAGTATATTTCATAG
- the gmhB gene encoding D-glycero-beta-D-manno-heptose 1,7-bisphosphate 7-phosphatase: protein MQKSAVFLDRDGTIIRDAEYLADPAGVALLPGAVEGLKQLQAAGYLLVVTTNQSGVARGYFNEQTVHAVNARLQAMLAENGVTLDGIYYCPHHSQGTVPEYTLACRCRKPQPGMLEDAQKDLQIDLSGSWVIGDKLADIQFGKSKQLGTILVLTGYGGTVVQTGFSEKDRPDFVASDLGDAAGKILSQKNISQESMP, encoded by the coding sequence ATGCAAAAATCAGCTGTATTTTTAGACCGTGACGGGACAATCATTCGTGATGCTGAATATCTGGCTGATCCGGCAGGGGTTGCACTGCTGCCCGGCGCCGTGGAAGGATTAAAGCAGCTTCAGGCGGCAGGTTATCTGTTGGTCGTGACCACCAATCAGTCCGGTGTTGCGCGCGGATATTTTAATGAACAGACCGTGCATGCGGTCAACGCGCGCTTGCAAGCGATGCTGGCGGAAAACGGTGTGACACTTGATGGCATTTATTATTGCCCGCATCATTCGCAGGGAACTGTTCCTGAATACACCCTGGCGTGCCGCTGCCGCAAACCCCAACCCGGCATGCTGGAAGATGCGCAAAAAGATTTGCAGATTGATCTGTCCGGAAGCTGGGTGATCGGAGATAAGCTGGCAGATATTCAGTTTGGGAAATCAAAACAGCTCGGGACGATTTTGGTGCTGACCGGATATGGCGGCACGGTTGTGCAAACAGGTTTTTCAGAAAAGGACCGGCCTGATTTTGTAGCGTCGGACCTTGGGGATGCAGCAGGAAAAATACTTTCGCAAAAAAATATTTCGCAGGAAAGTATGCCGTGA
- a CDS encoding restriction endonuclease subunit S: MERLLLRDIVELQAGYQSSEKIISEKEGTYRLIQAKDIKEDKKIDFNNLIRFCPRRKPELYAVKQDNVLFQARGFNHQSVHIKENYSNVLAASTFYVCRLKTDKARPGYLAWWLNQAPIQNVLQERAGSSYLSFVSIKVLADIRIELPPIEIQAKIEKIIELKNKEIQLLDELKDNKEKLINQFCINKIYQSGDINEFTDQSKNSQ, encoded by the coding sequence ATGGAGAGGTTATTATTAAGAGATATCGTTGAACTACAGGCAGGATATCAATCAAGTGAAAAAATCATCTCTGAAAAAGAAGGCACGTACAGGCTTATTCAGGCAAAAGATATTAAGGAAGACAAGAAAATAGATTTTAACAATTTGATAAGGTTTTGTCCCAGGCGTAAACCGGAGCTCTACGCAGTGAAACAAGATAACGTTTTGTTTCAGGCAAGAGGGTTTAATCATCAGTCTGTTCATATTAAAGAAAATTATAGTAATGTATTAGCGGCAAGTACTTTTTATGTTTGTAGACTTAAAACGGATAAAGCGAGACCGGGATACTTAGCCTGGTGGCTTAATCAAGCGCCGATTCAAAATGTGCTCCAGGAGAGAGCGGGTAGCAGTTATCTATCATTTGTATCGATAAAAGTTTTAGCAGATATAAGGATTGAATTGCCTCCGATTGAAATTCAAGCTAAGATTGAAAAAATAATCGAGCTGAAAAATAAAGAAATTCAATTGTTGGATGAGTTGAAAGACAATAAAGAAAAACTAATCAACCAATTTTGCATCAATAAAATTTACCAATCAGGAGATATCAATGAATTCACCGATCAATCAAAAAACAGTCAATGA
- a CDS encoding DUF3108 domain-containing protein — protein sequence MYKNYLTYFTLFLMAGLLTGCATGKTEFHVMQATPTPVNRVTVTATPIAQPPSRPPEPRNHLRQSEETYIVVAGDCLWNICEKFYGDPWHYQHLAKTNQITNPDRIEPGQVLILGTLPARHPVPLKITPKLKIVSVQSPKAVRMTTPVVTPEPVLFPLRPNAAFGPGERLHFSIEYFGISAGYATLSVNPGPEMNGRPTLHIVAEARTHPAFEWFFKVRDRIESFFDAQSLFSWRYEKHLREGKYSNDSHMIYDQVNRKVIKDKGRTIIDAPPLVQDVLSEFYFYRTLEQEIGDETTIPVLADDGKQYEVLVKVIRREKVRVPAGEFDCLVVEPYLKFEGVFKHQGKIHIWLTNDKRRVPVLIKSGIIIGTIDIVLRDAAVVDF from the coding sequence ATGTATAAAAATTATCTCACTTATTTTACCCTGTTTTTGATGGCTGGATTACTCACGGGATGTGCAACCGGGAAAACTGAATTTCACGTTATGCAGGCAACACCCACACCTGTTAATCGTGTCACCGTAACAGCCACGCCAATAGCACAACCGCCAAGTCGTCCGCCTGAGCCTCGGAATCATTTGCGGCAATCAGAAGAAACCTATATTGTTGTGGCAGGAGACTGTCTCTGGAATATTTGTGAAAAATTTTATGGTGATCCTTGGCACTATCAACACTTGGCAAAAACCAATCAGATTACAAACCCGGATAGGATTGAACCAGGGCAGGTTCTTATCTTGGGGACTCTCCCGGCCCGGCATCCCGTGCCTCTGAAAATCACCCCAAAGCTGAAAATAGTTTCCGTCCAATCTCCCAAAGCGGTACGAATGACAACGCCGGTTGTGACACCGGAGCCGGTGTTGTTTCCTTTGCGGCCCAATGCAGCTTTCGGTCCGGGTGAGCGGCTGCATTTTTCCATAGAATATTTTGGAATTTCAGCGGGTTACGCAACGCTGTCCGTAAATCCCGGTCCTGAAATGAATGGACGCCCGACGTTGCATATTGTGGCGGAAGCGCGTACCCATCCGGCATTTGAATGGTTTTTCAAGGTACGTGACCGCATTGAATCTTTTTTTGACGCCCAGAGCTTATTTTCCTGGCGGTATGAAAAGCATTTGCGTGAAGGTAAGTATTCCAATGATTCCCACATGATTTACGATCAGGTTAATCGGAAGGTGATTAAAGACAAAGGGCGGACGATCATTGATGCACCTCCCCTGGTGCAGGATGTGCTCTCGGAATTTTATTTTTACCGGACATTGGAACAAGAAATCGGTGATGAGACGACGATTCCCGTGCTGGCAGATGACGGCAAGCAGTATGAGGTGCTGGTCAAAGTGATTCGCCGGGAAAAGGTGCGCGTACCGGCAGGGGAGTTTGATTGTTTGGTTGTCGAACCCTATTTAAAATTTGAGGGTGTTTTTAAACATCAGGGGAAGATTCATATTTGGCTCACCAATGATAAACGCCGGGTCCCGGTTTTGATTAAAAGCGGCATTATTATCGGGACCATTGATATTGTGCTTCGTGATGCAGCGGTGGTGGATTTTTAA